A genomic segment from Malus domestica chromosome 05, GDT2T_hap1 encodes:
- the LOC103440955 gene encoding pentatricopeptide repeat-containing protein At2g03880, mitochondrial yields MQMQGVGFFLRVPCSHSVLRMRAIPVSKLKCKALQPFTRPCSHMPNVAESPPSTLVQQFTKFCYQRDLPRAMIAMEAMQRRGLWADSVVYSELVKCCLARRAVQQGKLVHKHVFSNGYQPKTFLINVFINMYVKFALLEEAQELFDEMPERNVVSWTTMISAYSNARLNHKALESLVLMLREGVSPNSFTYSSVLRACDGLSNLKQLHCCIFTAGLESDVFVRSALIDVYSKLGELHNALGIFNEMVSGDLVVWNSIIGAFAQNSDGDEALNLFKRMKRAGFSAEEATLTSVLRACTVLALLELGRQVHVHAVKYGQDLILNNALLDMYCKCGSLEDANSVFTRMEKKDVISWSTMIAGLAQNGFSQEALRLFEQMKLSEVKPNYITLLGVLFACSHAGLLEDGWYYFQNMKQLFGIDPGREHYGCVIDLLGRAGKLDEAARLIQEMEGEPDAVTWRTLLGACRVHRNVDLAAYAAKQILKTDPDDAGTYILLSNIYANSQRWEDVTEVRKSMKARGVIKEPGCSWIEVNKQIHAFILGDDSHPQIDEINRQLSLLIDRLMAVGYIPDTNFVLQDLEGEQREVSLLSHSEKLAIVFGLMSLSKGKTVRIRKNLRICGDCHVFAKLVANIEERSIVIRDPIRYHHFQDGVCSCGDYW; encoded by the coding sequence ATGCAAATGCAAGGAGTAGGGTTCTTCCTTCGTGTTCCCTGTTCTCACTCTGTTCTCAGGATGAGAGCCATCCCTGTCTCCAAGTTGAAATGCAAAGCACTGCAACCATTTACACGTCCTTGCTCTCACATGCCAAACGTGGCAGAATCACCACCCTCCACTCTGGTCCAACAGTTCACCAAATTCTGCTACCAGAGAGACCTCCCGAGAGCCATGATAGCCATGGAAGCCATGCAAAGGCGCGGACTTTGGGCCGACTCTGTCGTCTACTCCGAGCTCGTCAAGTGCTGCTTGGCTCGGCGAGCTGTTCAGCAGGGTAAGCTCGTCCACAAACACGTTTTCTCAAATGGGTACCAGCCCAAGACCTTCTTAATCAACGTTTTCATCAACATGTACGTTAAATTTGCTCTCTTGGAGGAAGCGCAGGAACTGTTCGACGAAATGCCTGAGCGAAACGTTGTTTCCTGGACGACTATGATATCGGCATACTCGAATGCCAGACTCAACCACAAGGCCTTGGAGTCTTTGGTTTTGATGCTTAGAGAAGGTGTTTCGCCTAATAGTTTCACGTATTCTTCGGTTTTGAGAGCTTGCGACGGGTTGTCAAATCTCAAGCAGCTTCATTGTTGTATTTTTACAGCTGGGTTGGAATCTGACGTCTTTGTTCGGAGTGCTCTCATTGACGTTTACTCGAAGTTGGGTGAGTTGCACAATGCGCTAGGCATTTTCAATGAAATGGTGTCCGGAGATTTGGTTGTTTGGAACTCTATCATTGGAGCGTTTGCTCAGAACAGCGATGGTGATGAGGCTTTGAACCTTTTCAAGAGGATGAAAAGGGCTGGTTTTTCAGCTGAAGAGGCCACGCTAACAAGCGTTTTGAGAGCTTGCACGGTGTTGGCGCTTTTAGAATTGGGAAGACAAGTTCATGTTCATGCTGTGAAGTATGGTCAAGATCTAATTCTGAACAATGCACTTCTGGATATGTATTGCAAGTGTGGGAGTTTGGAAGATGCAAACTCTGTTTTTACCAGGATGGAGAAGAAGGATGTAATCTCTTGGAGCACCATGATTGCAGGGCTAGCGCAAAATGGTTTCAGCCAAGAGGCCCTGAGATTGTTCGAGCAGATGAAACTTTCCGAGGTGAAACCAAATTACATCACACTTCTTGGGGTTCTGTTTGCTTGTAGTCATGCTGGGCTTTTAGAAGATGGGTGGTACTACTTCCAGAATATGAAGCAGCTTTTTGGGATTGATCCTGGAAGAGAGCACTATGGTTGCGTAATTGATCTTCTTGGAAGGGCAGGGAAACTTGATGAGGCAGCAAGGCTAATACAAGAAATGGAAGGTGAACCAGATGCAGTGACATGGAGGACGTTGCTTGGCGCCTGCAGGGTTCACCGGAATGTAGATCTAGCAGCATATGCTGCCAAGCAAATTCTTAAAACGGACCCTGATGATGCCGGAACCTACATTTTACTATCAAATATATACGCCAATTCTCAGAGATGGGAAGATGTGACTGAAGTAAGAAAGAGCATGAAAGCTAGAGGGGTTATTAAAGAACCCGGGTGCAGTTGGATTGAAGTGAACAAACAGATTCATGCTTTTATCTTGGGAGATGACTCACATCCACAGATAGACGAGATCAATAGGCAGCTGAGCTTGTTGATTGATAGACTAATGGCAGTGGGTTACATTCCTGACACGAATTTTGTTTTGCAAGATCTTGAGGGAGAACAGAGGGAAGTTTCACTTCTATCCCACAGCGAGAAATTGGCGATTGTCTTTGGTTTAATGAGCTTGTCAAAGGGGAAGACTGTTAGGATCAGGAAAAACCTAAGGATTTGCGGAGACTGTCATGTATTTGCAAAACTTGTGGCAAATATTGAGGAGAGAAGTATTGTGATAAGAGATCCCATCCGGTACCATCACTTTCAAGACGGGGTGTGCTCGTGTGGGGATTATTGgtag